One genomic window of Anaerofustis stercorihominis DSM 17244 includes the following:
- a CDS encoding ComEC/Rec2 family competence protein: protein MSIKRPAVIIFLYILYGLLMSYFNVANIIFFTLLFISFVMLFIIFRDNSLRIIFMICIFLGTFTFFHTSYRLDYISDLDKFTDDNISITAKVVSAPSYKEKTTWIYVKDVKYELDGKIYTSKDKLQIVIYNDNGKYKVGSYYRFYGKVKHPIALKDFNYNLFLRTLNVYNYMNVNYKNIDFVMEDHFPFYLDKAFVLRDRYRSNLEINMKSEDNVNLLMGMLFSEKNVDDETYANFKITGLSHVLAVSGLHVGLIYAVIVYFLSMFDIKKRYRVFIIAPVLFIYVMLAGMSFSATRAMMLCLFNEVLSMKHEEDNDPFNHTFIIASILLLINPLSIFHVSFQLSFSAVMGIFLLSPVMRNKLLDVFNEDNNIVKYFIELFCISTSAYLFTLPIIINTFGAMSVISILCNLIIVPFIAPIIIMGLIGGLSGRFVFGYIVLNLLDMILTFIRRLVKILASVPFASVSVGHLNIVVLFLYYTLLLIFAGYITISKKKKSEF, encoded by the coding sequence ATGAGTATAAAAAGACCTGCGGTGATAATATTTTTATATATTTTATATGGACTTTTAATGTCTTATTTTAATGTAGCAAATATCATATTCTTTACCTTACTTTTTATCTCCTTTGTTATGCTTTTCATTATATTTAGGGATAATTCTCTTAGGATCATCTTTATGATTTGTATCTTTCTTGGTACATTTACTTTCTTTCATACATCTTACAGGCTTGATTATATAAGCGATTTGGATAAATTCACCGATGACAATATAAGCATAACCGCAAAAGTAGTGAGTGCTCCTTCCTATAAAGAGAAAACTACTTGGATTTATGTAAAAGATGTAAAGTATGAACTTGATGGTAAGATATATACTTCCAAAGATAAACTGCAAATAGTTATTTATAATGATAACGGAAAATACAAAGTCGGTAGCTATTACAGGTTTTACGGAAAAGTAAAACATCCCATTGCCCTCAAAGATTTTAACTATAATTTATTTCTTAGGACTTTGAATGTGTATAACTATATGAATGTAAATTATAAAAATATCGATTTTGTAATGGAAGACCACTTTCCATTTTATTTGGATAAGGCATTTGTTTTAAGAGATAGATACAGAAGTAACTTGGAAATAAATATGAAGAGCGAAGATAACGTCAACCTTTTAATGGGAATGCTTTTCTCCGAAAAGAATGTAGATGATGAAACTTATGCAAATTTTAAGATCACAGGTCTGAGTCATGTCCTTGCGGTTTCCGGACTTCATGTCGGTCTTATTTATGCTGTGATAGTTTATTTTCTTTCAATGTTTGATATAAAGAAACGCTACAGAGTATTTATCATTGCTCCAGTTTTATTTATATATGTAATGCTTGCCGGTATGTCTTTTTCTGCTACCAGAGCTATGATGTTATGTCTGTTTAATGAAGTTTTATCCATGAAACACGAAGAAGACAACGATCCTTTCAACCATACTTTTATAATCGCATCGATACTTCTGCTTATAAACCCGCTAAGTATCTTCCATGTAAGTTTTCAGCTTTCATTCTCCGCAGTTATGGGTATCTTTCTTTTATCTCCGGTGATGAGAAATAAACTTCTCGATGTATTCAATGAAGATAATAACATTGTGAAATATTTTATCGAGCTATTTTGCATAAGTACTTCTGCGTATTTATTCACACTTCCGATAATCATAAATACTTTCGGTGCCATGTCTGTTATAAGTATATTATGCAATTTAATAATAGTTCCGTTTATTGCACCCATTATTATAATGGGATTGATAGGCGGGCTATCCGGCAGGTTCGTGTTTGGGTATATAGTATTAAATCTTTTGGATATGATTTTGACTTTTATCAGAAGACTCGTTAAAATACTGGCTTCCGTTCCCTTTGCTTCGGTATCTGTCGGTCATTTGAACATTGTTGTTTTATTCCTTTATTATACTTTGCTTCTAATATTTGCGGGATATATAACTATTTCCAAAAAGAAAAAAAGTGAATTTTAA
- a CDS encoding MBL fold metallo-hydrolase gives MKLHILGCYGPVSGNDGPTSSYLMEVNNKKILMDIGSGSLVNLQKVCRIEDIDMIILSHLHSDHINDLFVLRYYLKLIDKKIPLYAPNSPSSEFDRFKDEECFDVKVLEDDTEVELDDIKISFLSTQHPVDTFMTKIEYDNKIFVYSGDSIVNDNLKTFIKGVDFALLDGAFLSSQKLNRNTHMSSYEAAKTAKEMKVKKLMITHLAPFIDRKEYLFDAKKGSDEEILLALPMLKVEI, from the coding sequence ATGAAATTACATATTTTAGGTTGCTACGGACCTGTTTCAGGAAATGACGGTCCTACAAGTTCGTATTTGATGGAAGTAAATAATAAAAAAATATTGATGGATATAGGCTCGGGTTCTCTTGTCAATCTTCAAAAAGTATGCAGGATTGAGGATATAGATATGATAATCCTTTCTCATCTTCATTCGGACCATATAAATGATTTGTTTGTCCTCAGGTATTATTTAAAACTTATAGATAAAAAAATACCTCTTTATGCTCCAAATAGTCCAAGCAGTGAATTTGATAGGTTTAAAGATGAAGAATGTTTTGATGTTAAAGTGTTGGAAGATGATACGGAAGTGGAATTGGATGATATTAAAATATCATTTTTAAGTACCCAACATCCCGTAGATACCTTTATGACGAAGATTGAATATGATAATAAAATTTTTGTTTACAGCGGGGACAGTATAGTTAATGATAATTTAAAAACATTTATAAAAGGTGTGGATTTTGCACTTCTGGACGGTGCGTTTTTAAGCAGTCAAAAATTAAATAGGAACACACATATGAGCTCTTATGAGGCAGCCAAAACGGCTAAGGAAATGAAGGTTAAAAAGCTGATGATCACTCATTTGGCACCCTTTATAGATAGAAAAGAATATCTCTTTGATGCAAAAAAAGGTTCTGATGAGGAAATATTGCTTGCTTTACCTATGCTAAAAGTTGAAATTTGA
- a CDS encoding helix-turn-helix domain-containing protein, with translation MEKYAEILRELREDNFLKQSEVAAIIKTTQQVYSRYELGINELPLRHLITLSDFYNVSTDYILGRTKNKKINK, from the coding sequence ATGGAAAAATATGCAGAAATCCTAAGAGAACTGAGGGAAGATAATTTCCTTAAGCAAAGCGAAGTAGCAGCTATTATAAAGACAACTCAGCAAGTATATTCAAGATACGAACTTGGCATAAATGAACTGCCTCTTAGGCATCTTATAACTCTGTCTGACTTTTATAACGTGTCAACAGATTATATTTTGGGAAGAACTAAAAATAAGAAAATAAACAAATAA
- a CDS encoding cell division topological specificity factor MinE — MFDFLKDKTDESKSKDVAKERLQNILMKERTNISNDKLEMVKKDVLSVVNEYFEVNEMRSKTYLTKMKIGKEKKEENVLVSLMVIKE, encoded by the coding sequence ATGTTTGATTTTTTAAAAGATAAAACAGATGAAAGCAAAAGCAAAGATGTCGCAAAAGAAAGGCTTCAAAACATACTGATGAAAGAAAGGACCAATATTTCAAACGATAAACTCGAGATGGTAAAAAAAGATGTCTTATCGGTGGTAAACGAATATTTTGAAGTAAATGAAATGAGAAGCAAAACTTATCTTACAAAGATGAAAATCGGGAAAGAGAAAAAAGAAGAAAACGTCTTGGTTTCGCTTATGGTAATAAAAGAATGA
- a CDS encoding RNA polymerase sigma factor, which translates to MLLFAEVLGGAESVNSNKEIPIDDDMIMEIGKNSKEAFEKFYYATDKVLYAYILSFLKNHEDTMDVLHDTYIKIRSAAHLYKPMNKPMAWVFTIARNLAMTKITKNKRTLYSDKPDIENDLSFSYVTDVEDKMVLITVLKELSNEERSIILLHAISGLKHKEIAEDLKLPLSTVLSKYNRGLKKLKNILEKKGVRYE; encoded by the coding sequence ATGTTACTTTTTGCTGAAGTTCTGGGAGGAGCCGAGAGCGTAAATTCTAATAAGGAAATACCTATAGATGACGATATGATAATGGAAATAGGTAAGAATTCCAAAGAAGCCTTTGAAAAGTTTTATTACGCTACAGATAAAGTCTTATATGCTTATATACTATCATTTTTAAAAAATCATGAAGATACTATGGACGTCCTTCATGACACATATATAAAAATAAGATCGGCGGCTCATCTTTATAAACCCATGAATAAACCTATGGCGTGGGTATTCACCATTGCAAGAAACCTTGCAATGACCAAAATAACCAAAAATAAAAGGACCTTGTATTCTGATAAACCCGATATAGAAAATGATCTAAGCTTTTCTTATGTGACGGACGTTGAGGATAAAATGGTTCTTATTACCGTACTTAAAGAACTTTCTAATGAAGAGAGGAGCATAATTTTACTTCATGCGATATCGGGACTTAAGCATAAAGAAATCGCGGAGGATTTAAAACTGCCGCTGTCTACGGTTTTATCAAAATATAACAGAGGATTAAAAAAACTTAAAAATATTCTAGAAAAGAAAGGAGTAAGATATGAATAA
- a CDS encoding FxLYD domain-containing protein, with translation MICKEYKNSDIEIFEKTTSYKNQDNNCFYIKGDLYNKSNQNFGYVQITFDCFDENGNYIDSAIDVITNFISGNKCKFSAVCSKNVERIYTYKLKEIYYN, from the coding sequence GTGATTTGTAAAGAATATAAAAACTCAGATATTGAAATTTTTGAAAAGACAACTTCATATAAAAATCAAGACAATAACTGCTTTTATATAAAAGGGGATCTATATAATAAAAGTAATCAAAATTTCGGTTATGTTCAAATTACTTTCGATTGTTTTGATGAAAACGGCAATTATATCGACTCGGCAATAGATGTAATAACCAATTTTATTTCCGGTAATAAGTGTAAATTTAGTGCGGTATGTTCAAAAAATGTTGAAAGAATATATACTTATAAATTAAAAGAAATATATTATAATTAG
- the minD gene encoding septum site-determining protein MinD: MGKTLVVTSGKGGVGKTTSTANIGVALSKLGKKTVVIDADIGLRNLDVVLGLENRIVYTIVDIVEKRCRLKQALIRDKRYDGLYLLPASQTKDKSAVRPSQIKKVCRELENTFDYIIVDSPAGIEQGFQNAIAGAEEAIVVTTPEVSAVRDADRIISLLDVNEIENTKLIINRAKEDMMKKGQMMDTNDILDILGIELIGIVPDEKEIVISSNRGEPVAGKNDLITGQAYMDIARRITGEEIPITEIVKKENLVRRLVHSLGF, translated from the coding sequence ATGGGAAAGACTTTAGTAGTTACATCGGGTAAAGGCGGCGTCGGAAAGACAACCTCTACCGCTAATATAGGAGTGGCACTCAGCAAATTAGGGAAAAAGACAGTTGTTATCGATGCTGATATAGGACTTAGAAATTTAGATGTAGTATTAGGGCTTGAGAACAGGATCGTTTATACGATAGTTGATATTGTTGAAAAAAGATGCAGATTAAAGCAAGCTTTGATAAGAGACAAGCGATACGACGGTTTATATCTGCTCCCGGCCTCGCAGACAAAAGATAAAAGTGCGGTGCGTCCATCACAGATAAAGAAAGTTTGCAGAGAACTGGAAAATACTTTTGATTACATAATAGTCGACTCTCCTGCGGGGATAGAACAGGGTTTTCAAAATGCCATTGCGGGAGCAGAAGAAGCAATAGTCGTTACTACTCCCGAAGTTTCAGCGGTAAGAGATGCGGACAGGATAATATCTTTACTCGACGTAAATGAAATAGAAAATACGAAACTTATTATAAACAGGGCCAAGGAAGACATGATGAAAAAAGGTCAGATGATGGATACCAACGATATATTGGATATTTTGGGTATTGAGCTTATAGGTATAGTTCCCGATGAAAAAGAAATCGTTATATCTTCTAACAGAGGTGAACCGGTAGCAGGAAAAAATGACCTTATAACCGGACAGGCTTATATGGATATAGCAAGAAGGATAACGGGAGAAGAGATACCTATAACGGAAATAGTAAAGAAAGAAAATCTTGTCAGAAGACTCGTTCACAGTCTTGGATTTTAG
- a CDS encoding histidinol-phosphatase produces the protein MYKVSLHNHTTLSDGKTDMEEIVLAAIERGFTHFGITDHVCTYGYEDHSLKPDKYDEYVDKVHELRDKYKDKIELFAGIESERYSNRGYLVSDLSKIRPRLDYIVGSVHVTYPGEIMEPVDELCSTFRKSLERSYDNDARKFVTDYFENYYNNLNELKPEVAGHIDLIKKNNIDGIFFDESSSWYKDLVSDVLDKIKEIDSVLELNTGGGYKHGVRSLYPSDVIIKMAKDKGVKFTMSSDAHNIEMLDVLYDLGVNRLKRAGINELYTYSNKERGFISFDI, from the coding sequence ATGTATAAAGTATCACTGCATAATCATACGACTTTGAGTGACGGGAAAACCGATATGGAAGAAATTGTATTGGCTGCAATAGAGAGAGGATTTACTCATTTTGGTATTACCGATCATGTATGTACTTACGGATATGAAGACCATTCTTTAAAACCCGATAAGTACGATGAATATGTCGATAAAGTACATGAACTCAGAGATAAATATAAGGATAAAATCGAACTTTTTGCCGGGATAGAAAGCGAAAGATATTCTAACAGGGGATATTTGGTAAGCGATTTAAGCAAGATAAGACCCAGACTTGATTATATTGTGGGTTCCGTTCATGTTACATATCCGGGTGAAATAATGGAACCTGTAGATGAACTTTGTTCAACTTTCAGAAAGTCTTTGGAAAGAAGTTATGATAATGACGCAAGAAAATTTGTGACGGATTATTTTGAAAATTATTACAATAACTTGAATGAATTGAAACCGGAAGTGGCGGGACATATAGATTTAATAAAGAAAAACAATATAGACGGAATTTTCTTTGACGAGTCAAGCAGCTGGTATAAAGATTTGGTTTCTGATGTTCTTGATAAAATAAAGGAAATAGACAGTGTGCTGGAGCTTAATACCGGAGGAGGATATAAGCATGGAGTAAGGAGTCTTTATCCCTCTGATGTAATAATAAAAATGGCAAAGGATAAAGGTGTAAAATTTACCATGTCAAGCGACGCACATAATATAGAAATGCTGGATGTTTTGTATGATTTGGGTGTAAACAGATTAAAGAGAGCGGGTATAAACGAGTTATATACTTACTCAAATAAAGAGAGGGGATTTATCTCATTTGATATTTAA
- the holA gene encoding DNA polymerase III subunit delta — protein MDYIKLNDNIKKKDFKNIYLFNVGENYIAKMMLDSLKNALILKDYEDFNYSVFDGKKLDINKISELIETLPMLDEHRLILIKSEYAKNKDFSKKLNEIIKDIPPSTVIIIWSEGSFDKRTALFKTIKKEGDIVDFEKFKEYKLENWIRSKIKNKNLILTKDAIGYFIEASGYLLDGSEVDLGYFVSEIDKLSSLGKREIDLEDVKKIISVNIKDEIFKLTDALRDKDTDYAFRLLSNLEYNNVNFMQILAVVIRNLENMYLCKEYMKKRKSEQDIVKDYSLHPYAVKMANISAKKYSDKEIHEALNLCLDLDYKIKIGEMRNREAGIILIEKISNR, from the coding sequence ATGGATTACATTAAATTAAACGATAATATTAAAAAGAAGGATTTTAAAAATATATATCTCTTCAACGTCGGGGAGAATTACATCGCGAAGATGATGCTGGACAGCCTCAAAAATGCCCTTATATTAAAGGATTATGAAGATTTCAACTACTCCGTATTCGATGGTAAAAAACTTGATATAAATAAAATATCGGAGCTTATAGAAACTCTTCCTATGCTTGATGAACATAGACTTATTCTGATAAAAAGCGAATACGCCAAAAATAAGGATTTCAGCAAAAAGCTGAATGAAATTATCAAAGATATACCTCCTTCAACGGTAATCATAATTTGGTCTGAGGGAAGTTTTGATAAAAGGACAGCTCTTTTTAAAACGATCAAAAAAGAGGGGGATATCGTTGATTTTGAAAAGTTCAAGGAATATAAGCTTGAAAACTGGATCAGGAGTAAAATAAAAAATAAAAATCTTATTTTAACTAAAGATGCAATAGGCTATTTTATAGAAGCCAGCGGATATTTGCTGGACGGCAGTGAGGTTGATCTCGGATACTTCGTCAGTGAAATAGATAAGCTTTCAAGTTTAGGTAAAAGGGAAATCGATTTAGAAGATGTAAAGAAGATAATAAGCGTGAATATAAAGGATGAAATATTTAAGCTCACCGATGCGCTCAGAGATAAGGATACCGATTATGCCTTTAGACTCCTTAGTAATTTGGAATATAATAATGTAAATTTCATGCAGATATTGGCTGTTGTAATAAGAAATCTCGAAAATATGTATCTATGCAAGGAATATATGAAAAAGAGAAAGAGTGAACAGGATATAGTTAAAGATTATTCACTGCACCCTTATGCGGTTAAGATGGCGAATATTTCCGCAAAGAAATATTCCGATAAAGAAATACATGAAGCCTTGAATTTATGTCTTGATTTGGATTATAAAATCAAGATAGGCGAAATGAGGAACAGGGAAGCGGGAATAATATTAATAGAAAAAATTTCAAACAGGTAG
- the mnmA gene encoding tRNA 2-thiouridine(34) synthase MnmA, with translation MKKVVIGMSGGVDSTVSAYLLKKQGYDVIGLFMKNWDETDENGECSAEEDYDDARAVCLKLNIPCYTVNFTKEYWDNVFTYFLDEYKKGRTPNPDVLCNKEIKFKCFLDYAINVLNADYIATGHYAKVEHTKEGTRLLKAKDQHKDQTYFLSLLKEKQLERVIFPLADVEKGEVREIAEREGFRNAKKKDSTGICFIGERNFTQFLQNYLPNQPGDMIDMDTGEKKGEHIGLMYYTLGQRRGLGVGGCGSGERWYVADKDLNNNILYIVQGDKNPKLYKNGFIATDVNMISGHYPSDKFECEMRFRHLQPLKKATVEVIDESTARVIFDEEQSGVTPGQIAVFYDGEVCLGGGTIDKLIKF, from the coding sequence TTGAAGAAAGTTGTCATAGGAATGAGCGGCGGAGTAGACAGTACCGTAAGTGCTTATCTGTTAAAAAAGCAGGGATATGATGTCATAGGCTTATTCATGAAAAACTGGGATGAGACGGATGAAAACGGAGAATGTAGTGCTGAAGAAGACTACGACGATGCGAGAGCCGTATGCCTGAAGCTCAATATTCCTTGTTACACCGTCAACTTTACAAAAGAATATTGGGATAATGTATTTACTTATTTCCTTGATGAATATAAGAAGGGAAGAACGCCAAACCCCGATGTTTTATGCAATAAAGAAATCAAATTCAAATGTTTCTTGGATTATGCCATAAATGTGCTTAATGCGGATTATATAGCTACGGGACATTATGCGAAAGTTGAGCATACAAAAGAAGGTACTCGTCTTTTAAAAGCAAAAGACCAGCATAAAGACCAAACTTATTTTCTGTCTTTACTTAAAGAAAAACAGCTTGAAAGAGTTATTTTTCCCCTTGCGGATGTGGAAAAAGGCGAAGTTAGGGAAATTGCTGAAAGGGAAGGCTTCAGAAATGCCAAGAAAAAGGACTCTACGGGGATATGCTTTATAGGAGAGAGAAACTTTACTCAGTTCCTTCAAAATTATCTTCCAAATCAGCCGGGAGATATGATAGATATGGATACCGGAGAGAAAAAAGGCGAACATATAGGTCTAATGTATTATACCTTGGGGCAGAGAAGAGGTCTTGGCGTTGGAGGCTGCGGAAGCGGGGAAAGGTGGTACGTTGCCGATAAAGACTTAAATAATAATATTTTATATATAGTTCAGGGAGATAAAAATCCGAAACTTTATAAAAACGGATTTATCGCCACTGATGTAAATATGATTTCGGGTCATTATCCGTCTGATAAGTTTGAATGTGAAATGAGGTTCAGACATCTTCAGCCGCTAAAAAAAGCTACGGTGGAAGTAATAGACGAAAGTACTGCAAGAGTTATATTTGATGAAGAACAAAGCGGTGTGACTCCGGGGCAGATAGCGGTCTTTTATGACGGAGAAGTGTGTCTCGGCGGAGGAACTATAGATAAATTAATCAAATTTTAA
- a CDS encoding TraX family protein, producing MKQKRANTISLSGNMLKLIAMITMIIDHIGGVILETGVMQYQNEAVNNAIMATSWGNLMNTITFMTRMIGRISFPIFCFLIVEGFLHTKNVKKYLLRVGLFAFISQIPFSMALFNTYFDFSYLNVLFTFFIGIIMLIFLRKFEKDYLMQGVIVALSCAFAYLFKTDYDFIGILFIATFYLLRGDKNKILMMLILSVLCIYESKVFLYSAVLSLIPIHFYNGSRGKVNLKYVFYWFYPAHLLVFTLIRIFVCGIPLY from the coding sequence ATGAAACAAAAAAGAGCAAATACAATAAGTTTAAGCGGTAATATGCTTAAATTAATTGCAATGATAACAATGATAATCGACCATATCGGAGGGGTTATTTTAGAAACCGGAGTTATGCAGTATCAAAATGAAGCAGTTAATAATGCAATTATGGCTACTTCATGGGGAAATCTAATGAATACCATAACATTTATGACCAGAATGATCGGAAGGATTTCCTTTCCCATATTTTGTTTTTTGATCGTAGAAGGTTTCTTACATACTAAAAATGTTAAAAAGTATTTGCTTAGGGTTGGTTTGTTTGCCTTTATTTCTCAAATACCTTTTTCTATGGCTCTATTTAATACATATTTTGATTTTTCTTATTTGAATGTATTATTTACATTCTTCATAGGAATTATAATGCTTATATTTCTTAGAAAATTTGAAAAGGATTATTTAATGCAGGGAGTTATAGTTGCATTAAGCTGTGCTTTTGCATATTTATTTAAGACCGACTATGATTTTATAGGTATACTCTTTATTGCAACATTTTATCTTCTCAGAGGTGACAAGAATAAAATTCTTATGATGCTTATCTTATCTGTACTTTGTATATATGAATCCAAAGTGTTTTTATATTCTGCTGTTCTGTCTTTGATACCTATACATTTTTATAACGGAAGCAGGGGAAAGGTAAATTTAAAATATGTTTTCTACTGGTTTTATCCGGCTCATTTATTGGTCTTTACATTGATTAGAATATTTGTATGTGGTATACCACTGTATTAA
- a CDS encoding M20 metallopeptidase family protein: protein MFDTLKDKYFDEIKRLRRDLHRIPEEGLKEFKTSQYIKDYLTGLGLEYEEIAGTGVLCYIDVGSETTYAFRTDMDGLSIVENNEIDFKSTHPDMMHACGHDGHMSILLIFAKYLSENKDKLKDNILLIFQPAEEGPGGAKIIIKEGVLKKYNVANVFALHLSPNVPKGKYSSKPYGFYAASTEFTVFIDGKASHGAAPHNGMDCIVIAAQYINGIQSIVSRNINPIREGLVTIGTINGGDRINIIAEHVEMEGTIRTLDKETYNIIDKRMHTLAEGLSEAYDCKITYDWRPFYGITYNDKELYEKVVPAFKDDYILGDAILSAEDFSFYSEEVPCFFYELGIREEDKGYVHPLHNACFNFDEESLIYGVMGDINILKTLGAIE from the coding sequence ATGTTTGATACTTTAAAAGATAAATATTTTGATGAAATAAAAAGACTGAGAAGAGACCTTCACAGGATACCTGAAGAAGGGCTTAAAGAGTTTAAAACAAGTCAGTATATAAAGGACTATCTTACAGGCCTCGGTCTTGAATACGAAGAGATAGCTGGTACCGGAGTATTATGTTATATCGATGTGGGAAGTGAAACGACCTATGCTTTCAGGACGGATATGGACGGACTCAGCATCGTTGAAAACAATGAAATCGACTTTAAAAGCACTCACCCTGATATGATGCATGCCTGCGGTCACGACGGTCATATGTCTATATTATTGATATTTGCAAAATATTTATCTGAGAATAAAGATAAACTCAAAGATAATATTTTACTTATATTCCAGCCGGCGGAAGAAGGCCCCGGAGGAGCAAAAATCATTATCAAAGAAGGGGTACTGAAAAAATATAATGTAGCGAATGTATTTGCTCTTCATTTAAGCCCCAATGTTCCGAAGGGAAAATATTCTTCAAAACCTTACGGTTTTTATGCTGCTTCCACCGAATTTACGGTCTTCATTGACGGAAAGGCTTCTCACGGTGCTGCTCCTCATAACGGTATGGATTGTATAGTTATTGCAGCACAGTATATAAATGGAATTCAAAGCATAGTGAGCAGAAATATAAATCCCATAAGAGAGGGGCTTGTTACCATTGGTACTATTAACGGGGGAGATAGGATAAATATAATCGCCGAACACGTCGAAATGGAAGGTACCATAAGGACCCTTGATAAAGAAACATATAATATCATAGATAAAAGGATGCATACTCTCGCAGAAGGTTTAAGCGAAGCTTATGACTGTAAAATAACTTATGACTGGAGACCATTCTATGGGATAACCTATAATGATAAAGAATTATATGAAAAAGTGGTTCCTGCATTTAAAGATGATTACATTCTCGGTGATGCGATTTTAAGTGCGGAGGATTTCTCTTTTTACAGTGAAGAAGTACCTTGCTTTTTCTATGAGCTCGGTATAAGAGAAGAGGATAAAGGTTATGTTCATCCTCTTCATAATGCATGCTTTAACTTTGATGAAGAGAGTCTTATATATGGAGTAATGGGTGATATCAATATATTAAAGACTTTAGGTGCAATTGAATAA